The following are from one region of the Brienomyrus brachyistius isolate T26 chromosome 4, BBRACH_0.4, whole genome shotgun sequence genome:
- the LOC125740089 gene encoding polymeric immunoglobulin receptor-like isoform X3, with amino-acid sequence MNNLTTGDSGYYWCSVEISRGSAVGTRVYLSVTEGSPRLSVDKQEVTGVEGDSVTVQCRYTYDYGQRLWCKAGGSCAAVNSGSLDGRPVLIRDDRVNGVFSVTMRGLERKDTGWYWCTADIWQIPVHITVSQRTTTTTSTELFLYVGLGLLVLLLVIIIITWKVWDKHKKKRAMNQNAGSTELTLNPDHEYAVIDRTGITKGDPAEQASVEPGADVTYSSILLPDPQQVSSRCSSHRPAVTPASDVIYSSVALKHRDHTP; translated from the exons ATGAACAATCTGACAACTGGGGACTCCGGCTACTACTGGTGCAGTGTGGAGATCAGCAGAGGTTCAGCTGTGGGAACACGggtttacctgtcagtcactgagg GTTCCCcaaggctgtcagtggacaaacaggaggtgacgggtgtggaaggAGACAGTGTCACTGTTCAGTGTCGCTATACATACGATTATGGTCAGAGGCTGTGGTGTAAGGCTGGAGGCTCCTGTGCAGCAGTAaattctgggagtttggatgggaggcctgtcctgatcagggatgacagagTAAATGGAGTCTTCAGTGTGACAATGaggggactggagaggaaggacacaggCTGGTACTGGTGTACTGCTGATATCTGGCAGatcccagttcatattactgtcagtCAGAGAACTACAACCACAACCAGCACTGAAC tgtttctgtatgtaggactgggcttattggtgctgctgttggtcatcatcattatcacaTGGAAAGTGTGGGACAAACACA AGAAAAAAAGGGCCATGAACCAAAATGCAGGAAGTACAGAATTAACA TTGAACCCAGACCATGAATATGCCGTCATAGACAGAACTGGCATCACCAAGGGAGACCCGGCAGAGCAG GCCTCTGTGGAGCCTGGTGCTGATGTCACCTACAGCTCCATTCTCCTGCCAGATCCTCAG CAGGTGTCCTCTAGATGTTCTTCACACCGTCCTGCTGTAACCCCAGCCAGTGATGTGATCTACAGCTCAGTCGCCCTGAAGCACCGAG ATCATACTCCCTGA